A segment of the Calonectris borealis chromosome 2, bCalBor7.hap1.2, whole genome shotgun sequence genome:
TGAGAGGACTCAAGTTAGCATGCCAGTGCAGTTCATTTGATGTGTTTCGTGTCAGTTCACAAAGACAGTAGACCGAGAGTCTCCTGGAAAAGGTGGCACTCAGGAACGATCTGCAGTCCATAGAGTTATCTGTGTGTCCCAGAGTTCATTTTGGCCTCTGACACAGAATGGCAGATGAATTGCTTTCCTGGCTGCTGCTTTCAGATGAGCCCGAAGTGGAGAGCAAAGAGGAAATGGATGCATACAGCATAATACACATAACTGCATAGTAAATCCAGTGCTTCCTGGAAGGACTGATCATATGACAGGGAGAGATTGCAGCCGTTGTGTGAAACTACATTGCAGGTGAAACTACGTGATCTGCTGCTGAAAAGATTGACCTGATCAGGTTGCTCTTACAGAAGAGCAGGTAATGTAGTTCCTTGGTACTTAGGCTTGGATTTCAGATCTGACCCTGTGACTGTATTTTTGCTAGTTTGATGCTGATCCCACAAATTTTATACAGTAACAGAAATAAGTAGTTAAGGAGggttgtgggtgggttttttttgttaatatgctATACTTTAAGAAATCTCAAAAGTGATCTAGAattcaatataaaaattaatataaaattaacattaaattaaattagttaTAAAATGATTACTTATGACAAGGTAATATTATCAAATGATATTAGTAATACTGGCCAGAATCTAGAAATCCTGATCTGTTTTGGCATGACGGATCCAGACAGAGAGTACAGAGAGCTGAACAGAACTTGCATATGGGTCTGTGTTCTGTTGATATTTCAGGTTTGTGTTTACATTTGTCCTCTTATGCCTGATCTCACTGTTCAGTTAGATAAACGTTGAAGAAGCATGTAAATGCTTATTATAGAAGAACCTCAGTTGTAATGGTAGTTTCTGCaaactttaaatttaaagcaCATATATAAAGTCACAAACTGGAAAATTCTTCATGAAAAGTTTGTTGAGAATTTGTATTCAAGGCACTTAAATTAAGCTGTGGCAGAGTATTATCTGTTTGACGTTAAATCCTTCAACTTCTACATTGTCTGAAATGGTCAAGGGGAGTTAAGAGATTTGCTCTCCTAATAGTACAGGCTCTTCTtgaattaatataaattattagTGATGACAGTGGAATTAATGGCTTACAATTAGAATAGAAATCAAGCTGGTTCTGAAAGCAGCCACTAGCAGTATgtgaattattaaatattaatactaTCTACTTTATTTCTTCTGTAGATAAGACAAATCCGATGCTTACATAGAACAGCAGTGTGCAATGCCAGTGGAGGAGCCTTATTTGTGGTAAGTAATTTTCTACCTTACTGTAAGGGGGATGTGTAAGAAGAGTTTGGCATATGCTTTTTTAACTGCCTAAAAGCTTCTGATGGGCAGAACTTTGCTATAGAAGCCTGCTGGCATTtacaaagaagcattttttcagtAGAGCTTTTTATTAGAGTGGTGATGGAGTagcaaaaggttttattttagttCTTGGCCTGCCTTTCTTTATATAGTGAAAACTCTTATTAATAGTAATGGTGATATTAGCAGCGTTTGTGTGTGATTGCAGATGATATCAGCAGCATTTGTCCGTGATGGCAGATGAGACTTTgcttaaactttatttcattataaaacagttcttgtttccttttttttattggAGTTAATTGAGTTTGTAATTGAAGCTCATCAAACTTTTTGCAGGCTCAATTTCTTGATTTCTGAAATTTGCTGCAGAATTACCCTTAGGTCCAGGTCTAGCCCTGTCTACCAGGAGTTGAAAAGTGCAGTTCTTGTTCATACTATGTGTGATATAGCATGTTGCATAATGACTCATAATTGAGGCCATTAGGCATTATCATAATATGTATAATTAGTAATAGtgattgcaaaaaagaaaaagccctcaAATTTAAATGTGTAAAGCAGATATGTTGTCTGTTTACCTCTAAAGAGAACCTGAAGCATCTCTGAGAGGTGTATTCTATCCCATTCTGCTCCATTCAGAGCTTTATCTAGTCTGCAGTCTAACAGCTGAATAATCTGGCATTTTTCCAACATTTGGTAGAAATCAGCACTTTACTAGAGAATTGACCACTTTGTTGAAAGCAGGTGCTCAGCATTTTTGGActgatttctgttgttgttgttgcctttCTGCAGCTGTCTCCACAGCTTTTCTCATAAGATCAAGCTAATGGGATTACAGTACATGCTTTGTATACTTTTCCAGAAACCTGAGCAGGCATTGATGATTTACGGAGTGAGAGCTGTATTCAAGGAGTAGAGGAAACAGTGTAGGCTGACAACTTAGGAAACTTTGAGTGTAGTTTGAGGTTGGTGAAGACAGTCAGAAAGTGTCTTTGGCACCCTAATGGATGTTGGTGCCTGGCATATGAAGCTAGATCGTTTTATAACTTCTCCAGGCATTTTTCAAGATTTATGTAACTGTTTAAATTATTTGATGGAGGGAGGAGcctgaaaataaagaaagggaAGTAGAAAAGTAAAGTTGTGTGTTTTAGTTAGCTACTTATGATTTGCAGCTGTTTATTTAATAGCATCATtgactttgtttttattctgcaACAGAACTTTTGCTAGAAGAGCATAGGAAATTGTTTTTGtgggggtttgtgtgtgtgtgtttggtttttgttgtttggtttggtttttttttttaatagggtaaTATTTGTTCTTCCATGAAGTAAAAGGCTATGGGAAGAAGACAGTTTGATGTCACCGTGTGTGTGTAATTGTTTGACCTAACTACAACTAAAAACCTTCAGAGCAAATTTCAGATGTTATTTAACACAGCAAATTTCAAGGGAAACTTGTCCTGCTAACTTGAGCTGAAGGCATTATTTTAATCAACACTAGGTGTTTGTATACAATCAGAAAAtgggacttttttcccccccagatttctctagagaaaaaaacccaacattaaaaaaagtcttagtTTTCTGGAATATTACAAGCAGATGAAGGTCAAAGGTTGTTAAAAACTGCTTGTGGAACAATAGTGGGCTTACCTGGGAGTAACTCTAACCTGTTGAGCTGCTCCAAATCTATCATATTTCTGATGGCTAGGGAAGGCCTGATTTCAAAGACACTTTTATTTACAATagttacctttttttcttaaacatgcCTTCTGCGTCTTTGACTTTTACCTGTCTTTAGCCTCCTTAACAGCTAAAACTTCACTCTTCTAGTTTGTGGTTTTCAACACATAGACTGAGTTTCCTTAACACATCAGTTGCCCTGATGTGGGCTTTGTCATAGGGCTGCACGGGGGTTCAGAACAGAAGGTCAGATAATTGCTGTATTATAGTTTTAGTTGCTTGTGGAGATTGTCAGTGAAATACTTGGGTCTGAGAGCACTTCCACCATTCTTAATTTAGGAGAGTTTTATATCTTGAGTTCTGCTGGAATAGTCAATGTAGGGTACTTTCCCCTAGTAAGGGGAGGGGAAGtaataaatttcttttcattgctgatTTGATACGGACTCTTAACAGGTTGTTGCTCTAAACATCTTTTCCCTGACAGTTCTGTCATTTTGCTTTGCAGTGTTTTGGACTGGTGTTTACCAAGGGCATTGGTCAAGTTTCAGGCCAACTTTTTTGCAGTATGCATGAAAGCTAAATTATTCTAGTTATTCTGTTGTAATTCTTCAGCACTCTTTAATAATTCTCTGTGTCAAGAAAGATGattaaatcactgaaaaataacaataaaatgtcCCAGGTTGGTGTAGCAAAAAGAACGTGAGATGAACATTCAGCAGCCTTAGTAACTTCCATGGGAGAGTCCCATCATCTGTGGGGACAGTGTGGCTTGGGTAGGCCTTCACAGTGCAGTTGTTCACACTTTAAGTAGGTTAGGAGGAATGCTGCAATACAAATGTGATACAGTCAAGCTACGCATGGAATGAAAACGTATTGTGTAAGACTTCAGGAAATTGGGGAGCACGAGAAGGGAATCGGAAAAAATGTGTGGGTAGAGTTTGACCTTGCTTTTCAACAAATTGCTGTAGTTGGTACAGACATAATTGTTTGTACTTAGTTTGTGTATGGAGGAAGCCTTAATATATTGGTTTCTTTTATCATGGATTTGATCTGTGCAGCTAAGACATAGAACAGGtctgtaagggaaaaaaattaaaagtatttccaaTCAGTTTTTCCTCCATTAGCCTCTTTggaatattttcattgaaattggTAGAAAACCCTCACCAACACTACATATGAGGAGTCAAATCCTTTATCTGGAAGAGTCAATTTAAAATAGTGGCAATTGTGTTCCTAAAAGCAGTTTTATATTATCTGTTTTATATTATCTTGTAGACCACACAATAAGTAATAAATTCATACTTAATGAAATCAGTGTGTTCAAAGGGAATTGGTTATCTTTCTGTAATTCCTGTTATTAGGGGAAAGTCATCGTTGGTGAACAAGTAGATATTGACTGTACTTTTATATTTGACTTGGAACTGTGGTAGGGGTACACGTTCTCAAATTGATGGTGGCAGTAGTACTGTCTGCTCTCGGATATGGACAGGATAAGCAAAGGGAATCTCTCGCTAGACCAACAGATGTAATTGAAGTTAAGTATTTGGCCTTTTGATCTTTCCATATTAAAATTTCTAAAACGAGGAATAGCTATGGaccatacatattttaagttctGCACTGATGACAATCTTTCAGTATGTAAATATCTTGCAGCGTtaagatttttcattaaaaaaactgcAAAATCACCCCAGGTTACTTGAGAAAATGATCAAAGTGAAAGTCAGTGGAGTGGGCTTCTTTCTCCTAAATTTCTCCTAAtacttttaaagcttttgttaTTAGCTGGTTGTGGATTACTTTTAACATGAAGCCTCATGTATAGCTTGCATTCTTCCCCAGACTTTCCATTTAATTTGAAACTTTCTCAATTTGAAAACTCTGTAAAGTTTGGAATTAAACTTAGCTATGAATATTTCAAGGATACCATAAATGAGCTGCTTAGAGATAACTGAAAATTTTCTGCAGGAAGTTTTTCTGGTGGATAAGGATTTTCATCAGAACTAAGATTTTATTATAGGAAAATGTCACTTTCTTCAAGACTTCCAAATTTCTATTGGCTGAAAATAGAAgaactaatttaaattttatgtttCCCTGGAAGACCACCTTAAAAATAGTCTGATAGAATACCTTATTTTGGAAATATAATTCAAAATTCTGCTTCTTCCACTCTGATTCAGAATTAtatctaaaattaaaatgttgaaatcATTACAAATCAAAATAATAGGTTAAAATGGGTTAATAATGTGTCTGTGAATGTGCAGACATTTTAGTTATATAGCAAGCTTCTTGATGAATTTTGAAGTTTTTATAGTTAATGTCTcgtgggaaaataaaaattgggCTGTTGGTTTAGTCCCTTGTTGTTTATTAAAGTATTAACCAGAGGACTCTTAGTCTACCTGTGATGAGTATGAATATAATTGCCAAACTGTATTAACAGtgttaaaaaatgtatattttggtAACAACACCATATTCctcaagaaataattttttgaataGGAAATAACGGGTATAAGTCATTCTTTAAGAGTGATGAAATAATTACCAACATTTTTGATAACTTTCCCAGAGATATTTAATCATTTATGATTGAGTACTATGAAATTTTTATCTGGACTATATCGGTTTTATTCAAGCAACTCAACTGTAACTGTCTAATGAGAAGATATTTTACAACAGTAAATCTGTCCTGAATAATTTCCTAACAACcctatttttacatgttttctttttcttttcctgaagcacAGAGATAGTCCTGAAAATAATCCAGATACTCCATTTGAGTTCACACCTGAAAACCAAAAGGTATGCAGACAAAAAAGGTTACATACACAGACTTTGTCTTTAGAtaagtactgattttttttttcccctctttccctttAAAAAGCGAATAGAAGCAATCATAAACAACTATCCAGGGGGACACAAGTCTGCAGCTGTCATGGCAGTACTAGATTTGGCCCAAAGACAGCATGGATGGTTGCCCATATCGGCTATGAACAAGGTATTTAGTACTTAATTATCTTTCAAGcataattttactgttttctttaaatatctcaCTAGCATATTAGCATTTATTTATCAAAGCATACATGTGGCACAGAATTGTGAGAATTCCCTATGagactacattttaaaaaataaaagggaaaactaacCCGGGGAACTCTGGGCTCTGTTGTTTACGTAACCCATTATGTTGCCCATTGCTAGAAActacaaacagaacagaacaaaaattacATGAGCCTTATTTAGATAGGCTCTTTTCCCAGAATCATCCTGGAAGTAGGAACAGAAGCTTGAAAAATTTTGTTCACTGCTgaatttgaggaaagaaaaaaggtaacaaTGGTGGGGTTTTTCTCCTCTCAGGTTAGTGGCACTACACACATTGCCAGGATTGTACTTAATCTCTAGGCCTGTAAAGACTTCTGCAAAGCAGTGTTAGTGTAGTATGTGTCATGAGTGTTTTATAACACCTCACAGCAAGTGTCCGGAAGACTTaccaaattatttattaaaattgtttcaaaataagCAAGCAACTACACTTCTCCAAAGTGATACGTTGCATGACAGTAATCAAataccaagaaataaaaaattctggtTTATATTCATATGAATAAATCTATCATTTTGTATTACAACCTGGCATATCATCAGTTTTAAAGTGGAAAGTGTTAAATTCAATCAAGATATGCTAAGCGAGGATTCTGAGCATTACAGGAGAAGTGCACATTTAGAAAAGGGCAACTTAGGTTTGCTCCTGTTTCTATAGTGTAGCATGAAGCCTCAAATTGCCATTAATACTGAAtgggaaaagtatttttgtttatttactctTGACTTTTGGATTCATATTATATTTAAAACCATCTTAAGATTTTTAAGTGAACAGGTATTTTCTGTGGTTTGTTATTTGCCTGCTATAGAGACTGGAACATAAAACAGTTACAGTTTTGAAAACAGAGCCAGTTCTCAACTCGCGCCAGGGTTCCAGGTTAATGAGGTCAGGGATACTTACACCAGAACTGGCTCCATGGAGATTGTGCTTCACTCTCTATTTATTAGCTGTGACGCCAATCTGCAGATGTAGCAGTGGCGTTTCCAAGGCCAGCCCTAGTGTGTCACAGAACCTGAGACAGACCTGCTGTATATGAATTAGGTGAGCATGGTACCAGCCTGTGAGTGTTCCCTTACCAAAAGGCTTACGTGGGTTAGCGTGGGCAGAGGTGTACAAGTTCGTTCATTCATacagcagaagagcagaagtgGAGTATGAGCTGGAACTGACAATGAAAGCTGGAACCCAGCTGACTCCTCGCATCTATCTTGTGTATGATGCTAGATGCTGGAGGAGGGAACTGACTTGAGCTCCTTGCTATGCTAATCCATGGCTTAGTGGAGTTTGTGCTTGAGCAGGGTGACTCCAATCAGAGTAACTCAGGTGTCTTTTCTTGGTACTTGAATACAGCTGTGCTTTGATACCCATCCCCTCTCTCTTATTTATCTGTTACTGCAGACAGAGAACAGGTGACTTTATTGAAATGGTTTGTTAAATGCATTTACTGATGCCCTGTGAGAATTCAATATAGTGTCTGTTTTCCCCTTGTTACAGGTTGCTGAAATTTTAGAAATGCCTCCCATGAGAGTGTATGAAGTAGCAACCTTCTATACAATGTATAATCGCAAACCTGTTGGGAAATACCATATTCAGGTCTGCACTACCACACCTTGCATGCTGCGAGACTCTGATAGCATTTTAGAAGCCATTAAGAAGAAACTTGGTATGACATAAATTTGTAATATactacttgtaattttttttacctttgtttaATGATACTGAAGTAAAATTTTTCATATGGTGGGAATAGAGTAATAGTTGAAAATACAGAGTGAAGTCATTGGAGAATAGGCACTAAATACTTCAAACTTCAGATTtggcatttattatttatttttgaagattTCAGTACA
Coding sequences within it:
- the NDUFV2 gene encoding NADH dehydrogenase [ubiquinone] flavoprotein 2, mitochondrial isoform X1, with product MTDPDREYRELNRTCIWVCVLLIFQIRQIRCLHRTAVCNASGGALFVHRDSPENNPDTPFEFTPENQKRIEAIINNYPGGHKSAAVMAVLDLAQRQHGWLPISAMNKVAEILEMPPMRVYEVATFYTMYNRKPVGKYHIQVCTTTPCMLRDSDSILEAIKKKLGIKVGETTPDKLFTLIEVECLGACVNAPMVQINDNYYEDLTPKDIEDIIDELKAGKVPKPGPRSGRFSCEPAGGLTSLTEPPKGPGFGVRADL